The Methylomarinum vadi genome has a window encoding:
- a CDS encoding MotY family protein, which translates to MGELVMDKMAVSIVLLLLCGEGWSEYVTAPMQYADWQSQQSKTLCQLLHPIDHFGSAGFLHYSGEPLQFYLQETQFQSTISHASLYVEPSPWREQPTYRRDYPVFLDDQPPSHFHRLVVFADAAEEMLNTLLQGHYPVFALFRRSREIRVAVSSINFAESYSNFAECRKALLPFGEKQLERDDLYFAPQSDGLSGPVAERLRDVSVYMREMPQARVVIASATAVAGTADQKWFGRRAQRIVKQLRQYGIADKRIRIESGPYQRNDDNELLLNVFGPDALSRYYFRKGSTRLSYQEKQRLALLAQYIRDNKPLGQITISSHTDSRGRRASNLKVSKERGEAVKNYLIAQGIAGESLRVKAYGESLPIKSNRFPTGRAQNRRVVITFSN; encoded by the coding sequence ATGGGCGAATTAGTCATGGACAAAATGGCGGTTTCCATTGTATTGCTGTTATTGTGCGGTGAAGGCTGGAGCGAATATGTCACGGCGCCGATGCAGTATGCCGACTGGCAGAGTCAGCAAAGCAAAACATTATGCCAATTGCTGCATCCTATCGATCATTTCGGCAGCGCCGGGTTTTTGCATTATTCCGGCGAACCGTTGCAATTTTATCTTCAGGAAACCCAATTCCAATCGACCATCAGCCACGCCAGCCTGTATGTCGAGCCGTCACCCTGGCGCGAGCAGCCGACTTATCGGCGAGATTACCCCGTTTTTCTCGACGACCAGCCGCCTTCCCATTTTCATCGGCTGGTCGTTTTTGCCGATGCCGCCGAGGAAATGCTGAATACTTTGCTGCAAGGGCATTATCCGGTTTTCGCGTTGTTTCGCCGCAGCCGGGAGATTCGGGTCGCGGTGTCGTCGATAAACTTCGCCGAGTCTTATTCTAATTTTGCCGAATGCCGTAAGGCTTTGTTGCCTTTCGGTGAAAAGCAATTGGAGCGGGATGATCTTTATTTCGCGCCTCAAAGCGATGGGCTATCCGGGCCGGTTGCCGAGCGTTTACGGGATGTGTCCGTTTATATGCGGGAAATGCCGCAAGCTCGAGTCGTCATCGCCAGTGCGACCGCCGTGGCGGGAACAGCCGACCAAAAATGGTTCGGCCGCAGGGCGCAGCGAATCGTTAAGCAATTGCGCCAGTATGGAATTGCCGACAAGCGAATTCGTATCGAAAGCGGTCCTTATCAACGAAACGATGACAACGAGTTACTGCTGAATGTGTTTGGCCCCGATGCGCTTAGCCGCTATTATTTTCGTAAAGGCAGTACCCGCTTGAGTTATCAGGAAAAACAAAGGCTGGCACTGCTGGCGCAGTATATCCGGGATAATAAACCCCTTGGTCAAATCACTATCAGCAGTCATACCGATAGCCGGGGCAGGCGGGCCAGTAATCTGAAAGTCTCTAAAGAACGCGGCGAGGCTGTCAAGAATTATCTGATCGCTCAAGGCATAGCAGGCGAAAGTTTGCGAGTCAAAGCCTATGGCGAAAGCCTGCCAATAAAAAGCAATCGTTTCCCCACCGGTAGGGCGCAAAACCGGCGGGTCGTGATCACTTTTAGCAATTGA
- a CDS encoding argininosuccinate synthase, which yields MAEINKVVLAYSGGLDTSVILKWLQDEYSCEVVTFTADIGQGEEVEPARAKAQAAGIKEIYIEDLREDFARDYIFPMFRANTIYEGEYLLGTSIARPLIAKRLIEIANETGAQAISHGATGKGNDQVRFELGAYALRPDIRVIAPWREWDLNSRQKLLAYADSHGIPVEMKKGKSSPYSMDANSLHISYEGGILEDPWAEPEEDMWRWTVSPEKAPDQATYVELTYEKGDIVAIDGEPHSPAQVMEKLNQIAGANGIGRLDIVENRYVGMKSRGCYETPAGTVMLKAHRAIESITLDREVAHLKDELMPRYASLIYNGYWWSPEREMLQEMIDTSQRNVNGKVRLKLYKGNVIVVGRDSATDSLFDEAIATFEEDEGAYNQKDAEGFIKLNALRMRIAAKKR from the coding sequence ATGGCGGAAATTAATAAAGTCGTTTTGGCCTATTCAGGCGGGTTGGATACTTCAGTCATTCTAAAATGGTTGCAGGATGAATATTCTTGTGAAGTAGTAACCTTCACTGCGGATATTGGCCAGGGTGAAGAAGTTGAGCCTGCTCGCGCCAAAGCGCAGGCTGCCGGCATCAAGGAAATTTATATCGAAGACCTGCGTGAGGATTTCGCCCGCGATTATATATTTCCGATGTTTCGCGCCAATACGATCTACGAAGGTGAGTATTTGCTGGGTACCTCCATCGCCCGGCCGTTGATTGCCAAACGCCTGATCGAAATCGCCAATGAAACGGGCGCGCAAGCCATTTCTCATGGGGCTACCGGTAAAGGAAACGACCAAGTGCGTTTCGAGCTGGGCGCCTATGCGTTGCGTCCCGACATCAGGGTTATAGCCCCTTGGCGCGAATGGGATTTGAATTCGCGGCAAAAATTGTTGGCTTATGCCGATAGCCACGGTATTCCGGTGGAAATGAAAAAAGGCAAATCCTCGCCTTATTCGATGGACGCCAATTCCCTGCATATTTCCTATGAAGGCGGTATTTTGGAAGACCCGTGGGCGGAGCCCGAAGAGGATATGTGGCGCTGGACCGTGTCGCCGGAAAAGGCGCCTGACCAGGCGACTTATGTGGAATTGACCTATGAGAAAGGTGATATCGTCGCGATCGACGGCGAGCCGCACAGTCCCGCGCAAGTCATGGAGAAATTGAATCAGATCGCCGGTGCCAACGGTATCGGCCGCCTGGATATCGTCGAAAACCGTTACGTCGGCATGAAATCCAGGGGCTGTTACGAAACACCGGCCGGAACCGTGATGCTGAAGGCGCATCGGGCCATCGAATCGATTACGTTGGACCGCGAAGTGGCGCATTTAAAAGATGAGTTAATGCCGCGTTACGCTTCCCTGATTTACAACGGTTATTGGTGGAGTCCGGAACGTGAAATGCTGCAGGAAATGATCGATACGTCGCAGCGCAACGTGAACGGCAAGGTTCGTTTGAAATTGTACAAAGGCAATGTCATCGTGGTGGGCCGTGATTCGGCGACCGACAGTCTGTTCGATGAAGCGATTGCGACATTCGAGGAAGACGAGGGCGCCTATAATCAAAAGGACGCGGAAGGCTTTATCAAGCTGAACGCCCTGCGCATGAGAATTGCGGCGAAAAAACGTTGA